A stretch of the Paenibacillus dendritiformis genome encodes the following:
- a CDS encoding ImmA/IrrE family metallo-endopeptidase: MDQIIGDLIKKHKTNCPFTIAENRKIKVVHDNLGNSTRGLYYTKLRRRYIVIHNKLCPNWQRLICAHELGHDVLHSGISHFWLDEHSFFNVGKFERQANTFAVHLLAHGDMLQPGESVSDLLRRNYIPEEMQKFYF, encoded by the coding sequence ATGGATCAAATCATCGGGGACTTGATAAAAAAACATAAAACGAATTGCCCATTTACAATAGCAGAGAACAGGAAAATAAAGGTAGTGCATGACAACCTCGGAAACTCGACAAGGGGATTGTATTATACAAAGCTTCGACGTCGATACATCGTTATCCACAATAAACTATGTCCGAATTGGCAACGCCTCATCTGCGCCCACGAACTCGGCCATGATGTTCTTCATTCTGGTATCAGTCATTTCTGGCTGGACGAGCATTCATTTTTCAACGTGGGTAAGTTCGAACGCCAGGCAAACACGTTTGCCGTGCATTTGCTTGCTCATGGTGACATGCTGCAACCTGGAGAATCAGTTTCCGACTTACTACGTCGGAATTATATTCCGGAAGAAATGCAAAAGTTTTATTTCTAA
- a CDS encoding helix-turn-helix domain-containing protein — protein MMTLGEKLVRLREEKGLSQYEVANRLGIKRPRYNSWEQNIAKPRLEMLKKLAEFYDVKPEYLLGYEPAESATIPEWANAKDKRDFKKMLLEDATVMFDGVPIEGKDRERVMQVLEALFWDAKKESKEKFTNKRYKEKSDNND, from the coding sequence ATGATGACTCTCGGAGAAAAATTAGTTCGCCTGCGGGAAGAAAAAGGGCTATCGCAGTATGAAGTAGCTAACAGATTAGGAATAAAGAGACCACGCTACAACTCGTGGGAGCAGAACATTGCCAAACCTCGATTAGAAATGTTAAAAAAACTGGCCGAGTTTTACGATGTGAAGCCAGAGTATTTGCTTGGATATGAACCAGCGGAAAGCGCAACGATTCCAGAATGGGCTAATGCAAAAGATAAAAGAGACTTCAAGAAGATGCTCCTAGAGGATGCCACCGTAATGTTTGATGGTGTGCCAATCGAAGGAAAAGACCGGGAGCGCGTAATGCAGGTTCTGGAGGCCCTATTCTGGGATGCCAAGAAGGAGAGCAAAGAGAAGTTTACAAACAAACGATACAAAGAGAAATCAGACAACAATGACTAA
- a CDS encoding helix-turn-helix transcriptional regulator: MAKKRPYFAKCRKSKGTQAQVASENGISTVYLRMIENGTFTPGRDLMFQLSMYFGEPVELLFPDYFEQSRDKSVQKAIN; the protein is encoded by the coding sequence ATGGCAAAGAAACGCCCTTACTTTGCGAAGTGTCGCAAGTCAAAAGGGACTCAAGCACAAGTAGCTTCAGAAAACGGAATCTCAACAGTGTATCTTCGCATGATTGAGAATGGAACTTTCACTCCTGGCAGGGACCTGATGTTCCAACTCTCAATGTATTTTGGTGAGCCAGTTGAGTTGTTATTTCCCGACTATTTTGAACAGTCTAGGGATAAGTCTGTCCAAAAAGCGATAAATTAA
- a CDS encoding helix-turn-helix domain-containing protein: MRWNHFKSQLLFKYILSYLSIFLVPLIVMTFIIYQNAVNNLRSEIEQSSISQLEQAKRNIDGRMKELEEIAARISFDSKLTPYMVRHAYYGGEAIDTLDKYKANSSIVNEMFLYFHGDDVIYSSRGMMSVDTMFDYVYDFSSWNKNTFVRDLNAVKVPTMRPTEQVTVNRHGQNRMLAYLVPIPTNQGYKQGTVTYLIEESMLTGMMESVLSNFQGNAYIFDQDGRVLAAASHGGEMEEEAVRRLASVEAGIHTEQLGEVQQSVVAVKSDSNGWTYVTAMPSKQFFGRVVHIQTFILMIFAVTILFGSMLAILLAKRQYHPIRDLLEFANLKRGTGEAAEDGVKGKTELEWIRETLLSYRNQVDLQEPYARNQYLLTLLKRGAPSREDAEEMLQQLGIFLPGRSLFVIIIAWEYMVDRVYSAQEREAFVQQFTEFGLARGKAMAYGVELSHTEQLALIVSMEPEPDTDDEARMEAIVEDVHRLVEEHMTAIPTMGIGSLYASPERLNQSYIEAASALEYRIVNGKGSVTFFSNLTYEQDQNFWIAKDSLIKLTQSLKQGNATVAVDTIGAVFRKLQQQEPAIPLLRCMCFDVLNTVLKTASELGLTETAQQVPDLAKFETLEQLEAKLCELVVYICSQVEHQEESEQRSLTDEVVTYISEHYCEYDLSLEKLAEMYRVSVSYLSRSIKEKTGHTFSQHVWQLRMDEVIRHLKSGNEPLKDIIIRVGYMDVPNFIRKFKKETGMTPGQYRRAVQGEES; the protein is encoded by the coding sequence ATGCGATGGAATCATTTTAAATCCCAGCTGTTGTTTAAATATATACTGTCGTATTTATCGATTTTTTTGGTGCCCTTGATTGTGATGACGTTTATTATATATCAGAATGCCGTTAATAATCTCCGATCCGAGATCGAGCAATCCAGCATCAGCCAATTGGAGCAGGCGAAGCGGAATATTGACGGCCGGATGAAGGAGCTGGAAGAGATCGCGGCCCGGATCAGCTTCGACAGCAAGCTGACTCCTTATATGGTCCGTCACGCCTATTATGGCGGGGAAGCGATCGATACATTGGATAAATATAAGGCGAACAGCTCGATCGTGAATGAAATGTTTTTATATTTTCATGGCGACGATGTGATCTACTCCTCACGGGGGATGATGTCGGTCGACACGATGTTCGACTATGTGTACGACTTCTCCAGCTGGAACAAGAATACGTTCGTGCGGGACCTGAATGCCGTGAAGGTGCCGACGATGCGGCCCACCGAGCAGGTGACGGTGAACCGCCATGGCCAGAACCGGATGCTGGCTTATCTGGTGCCGATTCCGACGAATCAGGGCTATAAGCAAGGCACCGTTACCTACTTGATTGAAGAGTCGATGCTGACGGGGATGATGGAGTCGGTTCTGAGCAATTTCCAGGGCAATGCCTATATCTTTGACCAGGACGGCCGGGTGCTGGCCGCAGCGAGCCATGGCGGCGAGATGGAGGAGGAAGCGGTGCGGCGGCTTGCCTCCGTAGAGGCGGGGATCCATACGGAACAGCTCGGCGAAGTGCAGCAATCCGTCGTCGCCGTCAAGTCGGATTCCAACGGCTGGACGTATGTCACCGCGATGCCGTCGAAGCAGTTTTTCGGCCGCGTCGTTCATATCCAGACCTTTATTTTAATGATTTTCGCCGTGACGATTTTGTTCGGCTCGATGCTGGCCATCCTGCTTGCCAAGCGGCAGTATCACCCGATTCGCGATCTTCTCGAGTTCGCGAATCTGAAGCGCGGAACCGGCGAAGCGGCGGAGGATGGAGTCAAAGGGAAGACGGAGCTGGAATGGATTCGGGAGACGCTGCTCTCCTATCGGAATCAGGTGGATCTGCAGGAGCCGTATGCCCGGAATCAGTATTTGCTGACACTGTTGAAGCGCGGCGCCCCGAGCCGGGAGGATGCGGAGGAAATGCTGCAGCAACTAGGGATTTTCCTCCCTGGCAGGAGCCTGTTTGTTATTATTATCGCATGGGAATATATGGTAGATCGGGTTTATTCCGCCCAGGAACGGGAAGCGTTCGTGCAGCAATTTACGGAGTTCGGGCTGGCGAGGGGCAAAGCGATGGCCTATGGCGTCGAGCTGTCCCACACCGAGCAGTTGGCTCTCATTGTCAGCATGGAGCCAGAGCCGGATACGGATGACGAAGCGCGCATGGAAGCGATCGTGGAGGATGTGCACCGGCTTGTCGAGGAGCATATGACCGCCATTCCGACGATGGGTATCGGCAGCTTGTACGCGAGCCCCGAACGGCTCAATCAATCTTATATCGAGGCCGCTTCGGCGCTGGAATACCGGATCGTGAACGGCAAGGGCAGCGTCACGTTCTTCTCCAATCTGACCTATGAGCAGGATCAGAACTTCTGGATCGCCAAAGATTCTCTCATCAAGCTGACGCAGAGCTTGAAGCAGGGCAATGCGACCGTAGCCGTGGATACGATCGGAGCGGTGTTCCGGAAGCTGCAGCAGCAGGAGCCGGCGATCCCGCTGCTGCGCTGCATGTGCTTCGATGTGCTGAATACCGTGCTGAAGACCGCCTCTGAGCTGGGCTTGACGGAGACAGCGCAGCAGGTGCCCGATCTGGCGAAGTTCGAGACGCTGGAGCAGCTGGAGGCGAAGCTGTGCGAGCTGGTTGTCTATATTTGCAGTCAAGTGGAGCATCAGGAGGAGTCGGAGCAGCGCTCGTTGACCGACGAGGTCGTCACCTATATCTCGGAGCATTATTGCGAATATGATCTGAGTCTGGAGAAGCTGGCGGAGATGTATCGCGTATCCGTCTCTTATCTGAGCCGGTCCATCAAGGAGAAGACCGGGCATACGTTCTCGCAGCATGTGTGGCAGCTCCGCATGGATGAAGTGATCCGCCATCTGAAGAGCGGCAACGAACCGCTCAAGGATATTATTATCCGGGTCGGTTACATGGATGTGCCGAATTTTATCCGCAAATTCAAGAAAGAAACCGGGATGACTCCCGGGCAGTACCGTAGAGCGGTGCAAGGGGAGGAGTCATAG
- a CDS encoding tyrosine-type recombinase/integrase: protein MSKEKKEKKLPPGVRERDGRYTYRYSVEVIVDGKKKRKQKETKSYPTAKEAYAAGILIEADKQRGKLVDEKNITLEAWRKRWLEDYTIEREPRKYTLRNKKTVFNSMQREFGDDTKVKDITGDEYQRWLNNLKKKGRTQGTIREYHQQASLIFDDAVRKKIIAENPADSAVIPAFKKTLEQIESGEVDLPKFLEKEQLKHFLNFVRFRGGAQDYAIYLTLAYTGLRAGELQALKVSDFNEQERYISVTKTLTVLKSIKDYELGPPKNASSIRKVSIGDSVIKAIKAQLEWREQKLKDGEVVHDADFLFWSIKYPGYPASISSIEYRFERLLEDAGLPTWLTPHSLRHTHVSLLAEAGEQLAVIQERLGHKNDETTKRIYLHVTERQRKLVPDRFEKIMSS, encoded by the coding sequence ATGTCTAAGGAAAAGAAAGAGAAAAAGCTCCCGCCTGGCGTCCGGGAACGGGATGGCCGGTACACGTATCGTTACAGTGTCGAAGTTATTGTTGATGGGAAGAAAAAAAGAAAGCAAAAGGAGACGAAATCCTACCCAACAGCAAAAGAAGCATACGCAGCAGGGATACTTATCGAAGCGGACAAGCAGCGCGGGAAGCTGGTAGATGAGAAGAATATTACACTGGAGGCGTGGCGCAAACGCTGGCTTGAAGATTACACAATCGAGAGGGAGCCGCGAAAGTACACGTTGCGCAACAAGAAAACCGTATTCAACTCCATGCAGAGAGAATTTGGGGACGATACGAAAGTCAAGGATATTACAGGCGACGAGTATCAGCGGTGGCTCAATAATTTAAAAAAGAAGGGGCGAACACAAGGAACCATTAGAGAATACCATCAACAGGCTTCACTGATTTTTGACGACGCAGTCCGAAAAAAGATAATAGCCGAGAATCCAGCAGATAGCGCTGTAATTCCGGCCTTCAAAAAAACATTGGAGCAAATCGAGTCAGGAGAAGTGGATTTACCTAAATTTTTGGAAAAGGAACAACTGAAACATTTCCTTAACTTTGTCCGGTTCCGGGGGGGCGCACAAGACTACGCTATCTACTTGACGCTTGCATATACAGGCTTGCGCGCTGGAGAACTGCAAGCGCTAAAGGTCTCCGATTTTAACGAGCAAGAGCGCTATATCTCCGTGACAAAAACGCTCACAGTGTTGAAAAGCATCAAAGATTACGAGCTTGGCCCGCCTAAAAATGCATCATCCATTCGTAAAGTGTCGATCGGCGACAGCGTAATTAAGGCCATCAAAGCACAGTTAGAATGGAGAGAGCAAAAATTGAAAGACGGCGAAGTAGTGCATGACGCCGATTTCTTGTTCTGGTCCATCAAGTACCCTGGATATCCGGCGAGCATTAGTTCAATCGAGTACCGATTCGAACGTCTGCTCGAGGACGCTGGTCTGCCAACGTGGCTCACTCCACATAGCCTGCGTCACACTCACGTATCACTTTTGGCAGAAGCAGGCGAGCAATTGGCGGTGATCCAAGAACGACTAGGCCATAAAAACGATGAGACAACAAAGCGCATCTATCTACACGTTACGGAGCGGCAACGCAAGTTGGTACCGGATAGATTCGAGAAGATCATGAGTTCATGA